A section of the Rhizobium sp. SSA_523 genome encodes:
- a CDS encoding ATP-binding cassette domain-containing protein, with product MPVDTVGQGLSLAAIVIRLGPVRLIDLSAAIAPGEVLTVMGPSGSGKSTLLSFIGGFLDPAFQASGAVAVDGVDLLSLAPEARRAGILFQDPLLFPHMSVGANIAFAVPASVGSRRERRRLAGQMLTDMELQGFDDRDPDTLSGGQKARVALARVLVSRPRLLLLDEPFSKLDLDLRAQMRSLVFNHARAAGLPVILVTHDEADAEAAGGPVHRIGGKGVADG from the coding sequence ATGCCGGTGGACACTGTTGGACAAGGCCTGTCGCTTGCCGCCATTGTCATCCGGCTCGGCCCTGTCCGGCTGATCGATCTGTCGGCCGCGATCGCGCCGGGAGAGGTGCTGACGGTCATGGGCCCCTCCGGCTCCGGCAAATCGACGCTTCTCTCCTTCATCGGCGGCTTTCTCGATCCAGCCTTCCAGGCGAGCGGTGCCGTTGCCGTCGACGGTGTGGATCTGCTGTCGCTTGCCCCGGAGGCGCGCCGCGCCGGCATTCTTTTCCAGGATCCGCTGCTGTTTCCGCATATGTCGGTTGGCGCCAATATCGCCTTCGCCGTTCCGGCCTCCGTCGGCAGCCGAAGGGAGCGGCGGCGCCTGGCCGGGCAGATGCTGACGGATATGGAGCTTCAGGGTTTCGACGATCGGGATCCGGACACGCTATCGGGCGGCCAGAAGGCGCGCGTGGCGCTTGCGCGAGTTCTCGTCTCCCGTCCAAGGCTGCTGCTGCTGGACGAACCCTTTTCCAAGCTGGATCTGGACCTGCGGGCACAGATGCGCAGCCTGGTCTTCAACCACGCGCGCGCCGCCGGTCTGCCGGTCATCCTGGTCACCCATGACGAGGCCGATGCGGAGGCCGCCGGCGGCCCTGTGCATCGCATCGGCGGCAAGGGGGTGGCCGATGGATGA
- a CDS encoding FAD-dependent oxidoreductase has protein sequence MDERDLRQAGPIVLLGGGHAHLEVVRHLGQLGLGRDLAGGVTLVSPSRHAPYSGMLPGHIAGAYGFAEFHVDLLALCRGHGIRFLETAATGIDPERRRVFLQDGSRLDYRLLSIDIGSTPVLPPAVTAGIPVKPIASFAERLLRLDALADQGRPLALTVIGQGVAGVEVAFALKRRYRGRPIEIALAGRAPRPVPERSLRAGRLVERELAKAGIAHHRDFDVVAVEDGEVLAKDGRRLKADEFVWTTSSGAPAWLRETGLLLDPDGFIRVDEKLRSLSHSNVFAAGDVAALVEPRPKAGVFAVREGPVLADNIHRSMTRGRLKAFRPQRAWLALISLSDGRAIADKWQLALLGRWVTRWKERIDSRFLQRYRTM, from the coding sequence ATGGATGAGCGCGACCTTCGGCAAGCCGGTCCGATCGTGCTGCTCGGCGGCGGCCATGCGCATCTGGAGGTCGTGCGTCACCTGGGGCAACTTGGCCTCGGGCGGGACCTTGCCGGAGGGGTCACGCTTGTCTCGCCCTCCCGCCACGCACCCTATTCCGGAATGCTGCCGGGCCATATTGCCGGCGCGTACGGGTTTGCGGAGTTTCATGTCGATCTTCTGGCGCTGTGCCGGGGCCATGGCATCCGGTTTCTGGAGACCGCCGCGACCGGCATCGATCCCGAGCGCCGACGGGTCTTCCTGCAGGATGGAAGCCGGCTCGATTACCGGCTGCTGTCGATCGATATCGGCTCGACGCCGGTGCTCCCGCCGGCCGTCACCGCGGGCATTCCGGTAAAACCCATCGCAAGCTTCGCGGAGCGCCTGTTGCGGCTCGACGCCCTGGCCGATCAGGGCCGCCCGCTCGCTTTGACGGTGATCGGCCAAGGCGTTGCAGGCGTCGAAGTGGCCTTCGCGCTGAAGCGCCGTTACCGCGGGCGGCCGATCGAGATCGCCCTTGCAGGGCGGGCGCCGCGGCCGGTTCCCGAACGCAGCCTCCGGGCGGGCCGGCTGGTGGAGCGGGAACTGGCGAAAGCCGGCATCGCCCATCACCGCGATTTCGATGTCGTGGCGGTCGAGGATGGCGAGGTTCTGGCGAAAGACGGGCGGCGGCTGAAGGCCGACGAGTTTGTCTGGACCACGTCCAGCGGCGCGCCGGCCTGGTTGCGGGAGACCGGACTGCTGCTCGATCCGGACGGCTTCATCCGCGTGGATGAGAAACTCCGATCCTTGTCGCACAGCAATGTCTTTGCGGCCGGCGATGTCGCAGCGCTCGTCGAGCCGCGTCCCAAGGCCGGTGTCTTTGCGGTGCGCGAAGGGCCTGTGCTTGCCGACAATATTCACCGCAGCATGACGAGAGGCCGGCTGAAGGCCTTTCGGCCGCAGCGCGCCTGGCTGGCGCTGATTTCGCTCTCCGACGGGCGCGCCATCGCCGATAAGTGGCAACTGGCCCTTCTCGGGCGCTGGGTCACCCGCTGGAAAGAGCGGATCGACAGCCGGTTCCTGCAACGCTACCGCACGATGTGA
- a CDS encoding sigma-70 family RNA polymerase sigma factor, which yields MSAQTSRQVAVFLEHRPALVDYAARLLGSRDQAEDLVQDAFLRLKPLDVDEHAPRQVLSYLYSIVRNLAFDQLKRRHVERRGRDIDPPFWILPQDAATPEDYVLLADQARLAAQTLEELPADMRKAVELYRIEGWTLEAIAAELSISVATAHRMIRTGMVKIALSLQAADS from the coding sequence ATGAGTGCACAGACCTCGCGCCAGGTCGCGGTTTTCCTAGAACACAGGCCTGCCCTGGTGGATTATGCTGCCCGGTTGCTGGGCTCGCGTGATCAGGCCGAGGATCTGGTCCAGGATGCTTTTCTGCGTCTGAAGCCTCTGGATGTCGACGAGCATGCGCCCCGCCAGGTCTTGTCCTATCTCTACAGCATCGTGCGCAATCTCGCTTTCGATCAGCTGAAGCGGCGTCATGTCGAAAGGCGCGGCCGCGACATCGATCCGCCTTTCTGGATCCTGCCGCAGGATGCCGCGACCCCGGAGGATTATGTCCTGCTTGCCGACCAGGCCCGGCTGGCCGCGCAGACGCTGGAAGAGCTGCCGGCCGACATGCGCAAGGCCGTCGAACTCTATCGCATCGAAGGATGGACGCTGGAAGCGATCGCCGCGGAGCTTTCGATTTCCGTGGCAACGGCACACCGGATGATCCGGACCGGCATGGTAAAGATCGCCCTGTCGCTGCAGGCGGCGGACTCCTGA